A window of the Corynebacterium minutissimum genome harbors these coding sequences:
- a CDS encoding ABC transporter permease: protein MRILRFLGTMWAASIIIFLLMRAVPGNPARVALGVNATEEAVETLTHSMGLDRPLLVQYLEWMKGLLTGNFGISLSSQQDITPLVLDRAQVTLLLIGLAIALALAGAIPMGILLARFRLPVLNAATQLGIAVPSFLVGILLVAVFSVHLGWLPANGWQLPREGLSHLVLPVISLALVQGAMLTRYVRATLMEEMGKDYIRTARSLGESRTEALIRHGLRNAALPVLTVTGVQLSTLVVGAVVIENVFVIPGLGSMLLDAVSTRDLTTVQTLIMVFVTFTLTVNLLTDLAYRVIDPRLKEAR, encoded by the coding sequence ATGAGAATACTGCGCTTCCTCGGCACCATGTGGGCCGCCTCCATCATTATCTTCCTGCTCATGCGGGCCGTGCCCGGCAACCCGGCGCGCGTGGCCTTGGGTGTCAACGCCACGGAGGAGGCCGTGGAGACACTGACGCACTCCATGGGCCTGGATCGCCCGCTTCTCGTGCAGTACCTGGAGTGGATGAAGGGTCTGCTGACGGGAAACTTTGGCATTTCCCTATCGTCCCAGCAGGACATAACCCCGCTCGTGCTCGACCGCGCTCAAGTCACGCTGCTACTCATCGGGCTGGCCATCGCCCTCGCGCTGGCCGGGGCTATTCCCATGGGCATTCTGCTGGCCCGTTTTCGCCTGCCCGTGCTCAATGCGGCCACGCAGCTGGGCATCGCGGTACCGAGTTTCTTGGTCGGTATCTTGCTCGTCGCGGTGTTCTCCGTGCACTTAGGATGGCTACCAGCGAATGGCTGGCAGCTGCCGCGCGAAGGCCTAAGCCATCTCGTCCTGCCCGTCATTTCCCTCGCCTTGGTTCAAGGCGCGATGCTGACGCGCTACGTGCGCGCCACGCTCATGGAAGAGATGGGCAAAGACTATATCCGCACCGCCCGCTCGCTCGGCGAGTCCCGCACCGAGGCACTCATCCGCCACGGCCTGCGCAATGCTGCCCTGCCCGTTCTCACAGTCACCGGCGTGCAGCTGAGCACGCTCGTGGTCGGCGCGGTGGTCATCGAGAATGTCTTCGTTATCCCGGGTCTTGGCTCCATGCTTCTCGACGCCGTCTCCACCCGCGACCTCACCACCGTACAGACCCTCATCATGGTCTTCGTTACCTTCACGCTGACCGTCAACCTGCTCACGGACCTGGCCTACCGAGTCATCGACCCGCGTCTGAAGGAGGCCCGATGA
- a CDS encoding FUSC family protein — MEHPLPQRPSALQLFTAYNSSARRWPGALRAALAIIIPGAVAILIGHPDAVLLVSAGAFSVIYGEGHPFRTRRRIILTAGALLTLAATVGSLIDGLVLTALFTVTLAAVGAFMQNALRLPPPGTFFMVMVAGGSTMLRGISPWEVAGWSLAGVAAGYVLGMLPRFWDPHGPETRAVAALEKAADAFEEASDILAKHHQAQSALSTAWQALSDAGIIRGGRIRRPDQASLVHRTLAAQQRIVAHHQQVGGNSDDLSDAPTYVDPDRTTIPHTKPTMRYRIYRAAVGNSHAVVTAEKIALGGLATAFIGLALGLSRPDWGAVSVLLLLQWGPDRVPGTIRGVQRMLGSVLGVCVFALIAWFSPHGWALLLALAACQFCAEILVVKNYALCVIFSTPLALLMGNSSGHLAHTIGQRMAEIGLSVVVAMVMLWLWKPHAQVTNHYRLQTRCLEAMAALLGALLIKTPEEALAQRRDLHYELLSERRSIQSLAANDSTIDPFWQRHTALQTAGYYLLDFCVVNPLSQPSRAELNTLIEKVSEAETGQ, encoded by the coding sequence ATGGAACATCCCCTGCCGCAACGCCCTAGTGCCCTTCAGCTGTTCACCGCGTACAACTCCTCCGCGCGCCGCTGGCCCGGCGCCCTGCGCGCAGCCCTGGCCATCATCATCCCGGGTGCGGTCGCCATCCTCATCGGCCATCCCGATGCCGTGCTGCTCGTCTCCGCCGGCGCGTTCTCTGTCATCTATGGCGAGGGGCACCCCTTCCGCACGCGGCGCCGCATTATCCTTACCGCCGGCGCGCTGCTCACGCTCGCGGCCACGGTCGGCTCCCTCATCGATGGCCTGGTCTTAACGGCGTTATTCACAGTAACCCTGGCGGCGGTCGGCGCGTTCATGCAGAATGCGCTGCGCCTACCGCCGCCCGGCACGTTCTTCATGGTGATGGTAGCGGGTGGTTCGACCATGTTGCGCGGGATTTCGCCATGGGAGGTCGCCGGGTGGAGCCTCGCGGGTGTAGCCGCCGGCTATGTGCTGGGCATGTTGCCGCGATTCTGGGATCCGCACGGGCCGGAAACGCGCGCGGTGGCGGCGTTGGAAAAGGCCGCGGATGCCTTCGAAGAGGCCTCGGATATCCTGGCCAAGCATCACCAGGCGCAGTCGGCTTTGTCCACCGCGTGGCAAGCGCTTTCCGACGCCGGCATCATCCGTGGCGGCCGCATCCGCCGCCCCGACCAGGCCTCACTGGTGCATCGCACTTTGGCCGCGCAGCAGCGCATCGTGGCCCATCACCAGCAGGTAGGAGGCAACTCGGACGACCTGTCAGATGCACCCACCTATGTCGACCCTGACCGCACCACGATTCCGCACACGAAACCTACGATGCGCTATCGCATTTATCGTGCTGCCGTGGGCAATTCCCATGCGGTGGTCACGGCAGAAAAGATTGCGCTGGGCGGCCTGGCGACGGCTTTCATTGGCTTAGCACTGGGACTCAGCCGCCCAGACTGGGGCGCGGTGTCGGTACTGTTGCTTCTGCAGTGGGGACCAGATCGGGTGCCGGGCACGATTCGAGGCGTGCAACGCATGTTGGGCTCGGTTTTAGGTGTGTGCGTTTTCGCGCTCATCGCCTGGTTTAGTCCGCATGGCTGGGCGCTACTGTTGGCGTTGGCTGCGTGCCAGTTCTGCGCAGAGATTCTCGTGGTGAAGAACTACGCGCTGTGCGTCATCTTCTCCACCCCGTTGGCACTGCTCATGGGCAATTCTTCCGGCCACCTGGCGCACACCATTGGCCAGCGCATGGCAGAAATTGGCTTGTCGGTGGTGGTGGCCATGGTGATGCTGTGGCTGTGGAAGCCGCACGCACAGGTGACCAATCATTATCGCCTGCAAACGCGCTGCCTCGAGGCCATGGCGGCTCTGCTTGGCGCGCTGCTCATCAAGACTCCTGAGGAAGCACTGGCCCAACGCCGCGACTTGCACTACGAGTTGCTGTCTGAGCGCCGCAGTATCCAGTCCCTCGCCGCCAACGACTCCACCATCGATCCCTTCTGGCAGCGCCACACGGCACTGCAAACGGCCGGCTATTATTTGTTGGATTTTTGCGTGGTCAACCCGCTTTCGCAACCCAGCCGGGCAGAGCTCAACACGCTAATTGAGAAGGTTAGCGAAGCGGAAACTGGTCAATGA
- a CDS encoding LLM class flavin-dependent oxidoreductase encodes MTQRAALSILDFCTIYEGEAPSQSMARSVELAQRAEALGFKRMWYTEHHNMPSITSSSPAVLIAHIGAKTERIRLGSGGVMLPNHAPYVIAEQFGTLAELYPDRIDLGLGRAPGTDMQTLGRALRRDGHAAERFPEDIKELQGYLSGKSLIPGVQAIPGAGTNVPIYILGSSMFGASLAAKYGLPYAFASHFAPQHLESATSYYRENYQPSEAFPEPYVIAGVNVTAGENAEEEFERVCFRRVKAFVGRGKQLSDAQVEQIISTAQGQQILDMLKYSAVGTGEHVREYLTQFQELSHADELMISLQSTDHEKVLGNMETLAHAWEL; translated from the coding sequence ATGACGCAGCGCGCCGCCTTGTCCATCCTCGATTTCTGCACCATCTACGAGGGCGAAGCTCCCTCCCAATCTATGGCTCGGTCGGTCGAATTGGCGCAGCGCGCAGAAGCTTTAGGGTTTAAGCGCATGTGGTACACCGAGCACCACAACATGCCCTCCATTACCTCTTCTTCCCCGGCAGTGCTCATCGCCCACATTGGCGCTAAGACCGAGCGCATCCGCTTAGGCTCCGGCGGCGTCATGCTGCCTAACCACGCTCCTTACGTCATTGCCGAGCAATTCGGCACCTTGGCCGAGCTCTACCCAGACCGCATCGACTTGGGTCTGGGCCGCGCCCCGGGCACCGATATGCAGACCCTCGGCCGGGCACTGCGCCGCGATGGCCACGCCGCCGAGCGCTTCCCGGAGGACATCAAGGAGCTGCAAGGCTACCTCTCCGGCAAGTCCCTCATCCCAGGCGTTCAGGCCATCCCCGGCGCTGGCACCAACGTGCCTATCTACATCCTGGGTTCTTCTATGTTTGGCGCATCTCTGGCAGCCAAGTACGGCCTGCCTTATGCCTTTGCCTCACACTTTGCGCCGCAGCACCTTGAGTCCGCCACCTCCTACTACCGCGAGAACTACCAGCCTTCCGAAGCCTTCCCCGAGCCCTATGTGATCGCCGGCGTCAACGTCACCGCCGGTGAGAACGCCGAGGAGGAATTCGAGCGCGTCTGTTTCCGCCGTGTGAAGGCCTTTGTGGGCCGGGGCAAGCAGCTGAGCGACGCCCAAGTGGAACAGATCATCTCCACCGCACAAGGCCAGCAGATTCTCGACATGCTCAAATACTCCGCCGTGGGTACCGGCGAGCACGTGCGCGAGTATCTCACCCAGTTCCAAGAGCTATCTCATGCGGATGAACTCATGATTTCGCTGCAGTCGACAGATCATGAGAAGGTGTTGGGTAACATGGAGACCCTGGCACACGCGTGGGAATTGTAG
- a CDS encoding ABC transporter permease — MKPGYLLVGLTVVLALVSVVWTPYDPNLISPDGLAGPSLEHLMGTDRFGRDTFSRILAGAQVTVLVGVVAVAIAALIGVPLGIIAGMRGGGFIMAATDLLLAFPALLLAIVAGAVWGSSTLTATIAIGIAGIPSFIRVTRSGTLQIMTQDYIAAARISKVPPALIAWRHVLPNLGGIIAIQASVYFALAVLAEAGLSYLGLGTAPPTASWGRMLHDAQPLLATHPLQALWPGLAIAGTVLGFNLLGSHADRH, encoded by the coding sequence ATGAAACCCGGTTACCTCCTCGTTGGGCTCACCGTCGTGCTTGCACTGGTGTCTGTGGTGTGGACGCCTTATGACCCGAACCTCATCTCGCCCGACGGCTTGGCCGGCCCCAGCCTGGAGCACCTCATGGGCACTGACCGCTTCGGGCGCGATACCTTCTCCCGGATTCTTGCCGGCGCGCAGGTCACCGTGCTGGTCGGTGTGGTGGCGGTGGCCATCGCAGCGCTCATCGGGGTACCACTCGGCATCATCGCCGGGATGCGCGGTGGCGGCTTCATCATGGCGGCGACTGACCTATTACTTGCCTTCCCAGCACTGTTGCTGGCCATCGTCGCCGGCGCGGTATGGGGCTCGTCGACGCTCACGGCCACCATCGCCATCGGTATCGCCGGAATCCCCTCCTTCATTCGCGTCACGCGCTCCGGTACGCTCCAAATCATGACGCAGGACTACATCGCTGCCGCGCGCATTTCCAAGGTCCCGCCCGCGCTCATCGCGTGGCGCCACGTCCTGCCCAACCTGGGCGGCATCATCGCCATTCAGGCCTCCGTCTACTTTGCGCTGGCCGTCCTCGCCGAGGCTGGCCTGTCCTACCTCGGCCTAGGCACTGCCCCTCCGACGGCCTCGTGGGGACGCATGCTGCACGACGCCCAACCCCTCCTGGCGACCCACCCCCTCCAAGCGCTGTGGCCCGGGCTGGCCATCGCCGGCACCGTCCTCGGATTCAACCTGCTAGGAAGCCATGCTGACCGTCACTGA
- a CDS encoding response regulator translates to MISVVLVDDEQALRRGIRFILEGAPDIEVVAEASNGRDGVARVLDLRPDVVLMDIRMPVMDGIEAAGHLRASAPDIPVVMLTAFDTDEFIVDALHAGAMGFLLKTIEPEGLVSAVRAAATGQQLLSPQALRNLLALKRPEPTPAAEVHEPRPLEELSERENEVAQLVAQGLDNQEIAGQLYVSVTTVKTHIKHILDKLGGTNRVHIAIAVLESR, encoded by the coding sequence ATGATTTCAGTGGTGTTGGTCGACGATGAGCAAGCGCTGCGGCGCGGAATCCGCTTCATCTTGGAAGGCGCGCCAGATATCGAGGTGGTGGCCGAGGCCAGCAATGGGCGCGATGGCGTGGCCCGCGTGCTGGACTTGCGCCCTGATGTGGTCCTTATGGATATCCGCATGCCCGTGATGGACGGGATCGAGGCGGCCGGGCACCTGCGGGCCAGCGCACCGGATATCCCGGTGGTCATGCTCACCGCCTTCGATACGGATGAGTTCATCGTGGATGCGCTGCATGCCGGGGCGATGGGCTTCTTGCTCAAGACCATCGAGCCGGAGGGGTTGGTCTCCGCGGTGCGGGCTGCGGCCACGGGTCAGCAGCTGCTGAGCCCGCAGGCTCTGAGGAACCTGCTGGCGCTCAAGCGCCCCGAGCCAACTCCGGCAGCGGAGGTGCATGAGCCCCGCCCGCTGGAAGAGCTAAGCGAGCGCGAAAACGAGGTGGCGCAGTTAGTGGCCCAGGGCTTGGATAACCAGGAGATTGCCGGGCAGCTCTATGTGTCGGTGACGACCGTGAAGACCCATATCAAGCACATCCTGGACAAGCTCGGCGGCACCAACCGCGTGCACATTGCGATTGCCGTGCTGGAATCGCGTTAG
- the thpR gene encoding RNA 2',3'-cyclic phosphodiesterase, with translation MIRLFSALFPSEEAREHLVRAVRPLKDNGLRWVDPDNWHITLDFFGEQPNDAAEVREVLRGIEGSPVTLNLSGAGSFDKHVLWTGAQGRIKHLMLEPSRPHLTLAREGRRTRDPWLIPDAVHALSVYRGPEFVVSEISLVQSFLGEGRGGGPRYEVIDQFPLR, from the coding sequence ATGATCCGACTGTTCAGCGCGCTTTTCCCCTCTGAGGAAGCGCGCGAGCATCTCGTGCGGGCGGTGCGCCCGCTGAAGGACAATGGGCTGCGCTGGGTCGATCCGGACAATTGGCACATCACCTTGGATTTCTTCGGGGAACAGCCTAACGACGCCGCCGAGGTCCGCGAGGTGCTTCGCGGTATCGAGGGCTCGCCGGTGACGCTGAACCTAAGCGGGGCGGGGTCCTTCGACAAACACGTGCTGTGGACTGGTGCGCAAGGCCGCATCAAACACCTCATGCTCGAGCCATCCCGCCCGCATCTCACCTTGGCCCGCGAGGGGCGCCGCACGCGCGACCCGTGGCTTATCCCCGATGCAGTCCATGCACTTAGCGTGTACCGCGGCCCAGAATTTGTGGTGAGCGAGATAAGTTTGGTGCAGTCTTTCCTCGGGGAAGGCCGCGGGGGCGGGCCGCGCTACGAGGTCATTGACCAGTTTCCGCTTCGCTAA
- a CDS encoding ABC transporter substrate-binding protein, protein MKTRLSLLGLMGVASISACSAGSTAIVDSDSTALTLATTTPATSLDFTTVGGAAIPAALMSNVYETLVRISPEGDIEPGLAESWEAEPTRYTFHLREAAFSNGEAFTAHTAAWSINAVKTEWTNGLKKQMDVVESATAVDEHTLVVELSRPSAGWLWSMGTAIGAMRTPTDAVGTGPFAVAGFSPGEYIALEARNDYWGTPAAEDITIRYFPDSLTAVNALRSGGVDAVWGVQNPELLDTLDDTIETAMGTTNGEVLLSMNNQKAPFDDPRVRRAVAYGIDREAANDILWEGRAQDTGGAPVPPTDPWFSGQDYYPFDPARARALMEDAGAVGTPLTLTVPSLPYAQTLSEFLYSQLEEMGFDVTLETAEFPAVWLSQVMGAKDYQMSLVAHVEPRDIPTIFGNPDYYIGYDSPQARKLLEQDDMAGAVDQIMEDMPALTLMNLPNIVLYREGLSGLQPNQITDAIELKGVR, encoded by the coding sequence ATGAAAACCCGACTGAGTTTGTTGGGGCTGATGGGGGTGGCGTCGATAAGCGCCTGCTCCGCCGGCTCCACCGCGATCGTGGATTCAGACTCCACGGCGCTGACCCTTGCCACCACCACGCCCGCTACCTCCCTAGACTTCACCACGGTGGGCGGCGCTGCCATCCCGGCCGCGCTCATGAGCAATGTGTACGAGACCCTCGTGCGCATCTCCCCCGAAGGCGACATCGAACCAGGCCTTGCCGAGTCCTGGGAGGCCGAGCCCACGCGCTACACCTTCCACCTACGTGAAGCCGCCTTCTCCAACGGGGAGGCATTCACCGCGCACACCGCCGCGTGGTCCATCAACGCGGTAAAGACAGAGTGGACCAACGGCCTCAAGAAGCAGATGGACGTGGTGGAGTCCGCCACGGCTGTCGACGAGCACACGCTCGTCGTCGAGCTCTCCCGTCCCTCCGCTGGCTGGTTGTGGTCTATGGGAACCGCCATCGGTGCCATGCGCACCCCCACCGACGCCGTGGGAACTGGGCCTTTCGCCGTGGCTGGTTTTTCTCCCGGCGAATACATCGCACTGGAAGCACGGAACGACTACTGGGGAACCCCAGCCGCCGAGGACATCACCATCCGCTACTTCCCCGACTCTCTTACCGCAGTTAACGCCCTGCGCTCCGGCGGGGTCGACGCGGTGTGGGGCGTGCAGAATCCTGAGCTTCTCGACACCCTCGACGACACCATCGAAACCGCGATGGGCACCACGAACGGAGAGGTGTTGCTGTCCATGAACAACCAAAAAGCGCCTTTCGACGACCCCCGCGTGCGCCGAGCGGTGGCCTACGGCATCGACCGTGAGGCGGCCAATGACATTCTCTGGGAAGGCCGCGCACAGGATACCGGTGGTGCTCCTGTTCCGCCGACCGACCCCTGGTTTAGTGGGCAGGACTACTACCCCTTCGACCCAGCGCGCGCCCGCGCGCTGATGGAGGACGCCGGAGCGGTGGGCACGCCGCTCACCCTGACCGTGCCGAGTCTGCCCTACGCCCAAACGCTTTCCGAGTTCCTCTACTCCCAGCTGGAAGAGATGGGTTTCGACGTCACGCTGGAAACCGCCGAGTTCCCCGCGGTGTGGCTGAGCCAAGTCATGGGAGCTAAGGATTATCAGATGTCGCTCGTCGCGCACGTCGAGCCGCGCGATATCCCCACCATTTTTGGCAACCCGGACTACTACATTGGCTACGATTCGCCGCAGGCCCGAAAGCTGTTGGAGCAAGACGACATGGCAGGTGCTGTCGACCAGATCATGGAGGACATGCCCGCTCTCACGCTGATGAACTTGCCCAATATCGTGCTCTACCGCGAGGGCCTGAGCGGCCTGCAGCCGAACCAGATCACCGATGCCATTGAGCTTAAAGGAGTGCGATGA
- a CDS encoding GntR family transcriptional regulator — MSVSLRGSQQHSKIADYLRGLIRSKKLAPGDFLPSEAELCEQFSSSRGPVRQAVAALRSEGLISSGRGRRSVVLGRFTSESFDSIFSVTHWLRERGFEPGAKTLWLARCPAAEQVANFLQVAAGDPVIFVHRVRSANGFPISIERMYFPLNVGSHILNFDADNGSIHDHLSSQGVEFDNVNRELSLASASEEDARSLNIEPGTPLWRLHLDISDHSGHPVECTEILYLGDRLTLGMTSVRGTTSPLEVKLSEG, encoded by the coding sequence ATGTCCGTGTCACTTCGCGGTTCCCAGCAGCACAGCAAGATTGCTGACTATCTGCGCGGGCTCATTCGCAGCAAGAAGCTCGCCCCGGGTGACTTTCTGCCCAGCGAGGCCGAACTGTGTGAGCAGTTCTCCTCCTCTCGCGGACCCGTCCGCCAGGCCGTGGCGGCACTGCGCTCCGAGGGCCTCATCTCTTCTGGCCGCGGCCGCCGCTCAGTGGTATTGGGCCGTTTTACCTCCGAGTCCTTCGACTCCATCTTCTCCGTAACGCACTGGCTGCGCGAGCGCGGCTTCGAGCCCGGCGCGAAAACCCTCTGGCTAGCACGCTGCCCCGCTGCAGAGCAGGTGGCCAACTTCCTCCAGGTTGCCGCAGGTGACCCGGTCATCTTCGTGCACCGGGTGCGCAGCGCCAATGGCTTCCCGATCTCCATCGAGCGCATGTACTTCCCGCTCAACGTCGGCAGCCACATCCTCAACTTCGACGCTGACAACGGCTCTATCCACGACCACCTCAGCTCCCAGGGCGTGGAGTTCGACAACGTGAACCGCGAACTTTCCCTCGCCTCTGCCAGCGAGGAAGACGCCCGTTCCCTCAATATCGAGCCGGGCACCCCGCTGTGGCGTCTGCACCTAGACATCTCTGATCACTCCGGCCACCCGGTGGAGTGCACCGAGATTCTCTACTTGGGAGATCGCCTCACGCTCGGCATGACGAGCGTGCGCGGCACCACGTCCCCGCTTGAGGTCAAACTCTCCGAAGGATGA
- a CDS encoding ATP-binding cassette domain-containing protein: protein MLTVTDLRVGPVGPFNFEIAPGERVGLVGDSGSGKSLTALAIMGLLPDNLKATGSIRFEGRELLGMRDRELRRLPLAMVFQEPMTALDPLMKVAEYGRFPHQLSGGQRQRALIHMAMARKPKLLICDEPTTALDPLTQAEILEEISAATQDDTALLFISHDHAAVERMCDRVIHIGDITTPNLSLPPTPTVVEPVITLKNVTKTYRGVTALDDVSLEVREGERLGIIGGSGSGKSTLLKLLTGLTEPTSGTVSVTKPLHMVFQDPKSSLNPRMPVWKIVAEGGGTRQEAERVLHDVGIDHAERYPHDFSGGQRQRISIARAVVGKPEILLADEAVSALDATSRAQVLELLQRVTKDMTLVFVSHDMDVVKHLCPTVAVLQDGQIVDRGETGKVLSRYGTSPAATP from the coding sequence ATGCTGACCGTCACTGATCTGCGCGTGGGCCCCGTCGGCCCCTTCAACTTCGAGATTGCCCCCGGCGAGCGCGTCGGCCTTGTCGGCGATTCCGGCAGCGGAAAATCCCTCACCGCCCTAGCCATCATGGGGCTTCTCCCCGACAACCTTAAAGCCACCGGATCCATCCGCTTTGAAGGCCGCGAGCTGCTTGGTATGCGTGACCGCGAGCTGCGCAGACTTCCCCTAGCGATGGTCTTTCAAGAGCCTATGACCGCCCTCGACCCGCTCATGAAGGTCGCCGAATACGGCCGCTTCCCGCACCAGCTCTCCGGTGGTCAACGCCAGCGCGCACTTATCCACATGGCCATGGCCCGCAAACCCAAGCTGCTCATCTGCGATGAGCCCACCACCGCCCTCGACCCCCTCACGCAAGCAGAAATCCTCGAGGAAATTTCCGCCGCCACCCAGGACGATACCGCGCTGCTCTTCATCAGCCACGACCACGCAGCCGTCGAGCGCATGTGTGACCGCGTTATCCACATCGGGGATATCACCACGCCTAACCTCAGCCTGCCGCCTACCCCCACTGTGGTCGAACCAGTCATCACTCTTAAGAACGTCACTAAGACTTACCGCGGGGTCACAGCCCTCGATGACGTGTCGCTGGAGGTGCGCGAAGGCGAGCGCCTCGGCATCATCGGAGGCTCCGGCTCCGGCAAGTCCACGCTGCTCAAGCTCCTCACTGGTCTCACCGAGCCCACCAGCGGCACCGTCAGCGTCACCAAGCCCCTCCACATGGTCTTCCAGGATCCCAAAAGCTCACTCAACCCGCGCATGCCCGTGTGGAAAATTGTGGCCGAGGGCGGAGGTACGCGCCAGGAAGCCGAACGCGTGCTTCACGACGTCGGCATCGACCACGCCGAGCGCTACCCCCACGACTTCTCCGGCGGTCAACGCCAACGCATCTCCATTGCCCGGGCCGTCGTGGGCAAACCCGAGATCCTCCTCGCGGACGAAGCCGTCTCCGCCCTCGATGCCACCTCCCGCGCGCAGGTTCTTGAGCTGCTTCAGCGCGTGACGAAGGACATGACGTTGGTGTTTGTGTCGCATGACATGGACGTCGTCAAGCACTTGTGTCCCACCGTGGCCGTGCTGCAGGACGGCCAGATAGTGGATCGCGGCGAAACGGGTAAGGTGTTGTCCCGTTATGGAACATCCCCTGCCGCAACGCCCTAG
- a CDS encoding sensor histidine kinase, giving the protein MTRKTRPLWITVLLILLCVVADMATWILQIETFEVTDREIYVTSFMILFAVVTWVLLPFALHHSRRERNIHEEYPGHPVALIAALLVLALGGFRPLSLSVLVVLISLISRGRLRWSLAGTVVLVVSYVTVMAVPYLHLSYLSVFGYGFFGIIVLVVAWITGSVRAQRRQREVTLVSLAELNEDQLRSREERARLEERNRIARDIHDSLSHRLSLISVYAGGLSYRKDADPERIAEAAGTIQSEAKAAVEDLRGVIKALRVDDRVDPRASIEEHIERARAAGTKVRYEKGDAHERIDNLGTLAAHTLGRAVQEGLTNARKYAPGQKVTLRVENEEDKVRVTMQNKKVAAQPESGGGNGLLGLEERARLAGGTFTVLDDASTFTWVLELPEEAHA; this is encoded by the coding sequence ATGACGAGAAAGACGAGACCGCTGTGGATCACGGTGCTGCTCATTCTGCTCTGCGTGGTGGCGGATATGGCCACGTGGATCCTTCAGATCGAGACCTTCGAGGTGACGGACCGGGAAATATACGTCACCTCCTTCATGATTCTATTTGCCGTTGTCACATGGGTTCTGCTGCCCTTCGCCCTGCATCACTCGAGGCGGGAGCGCAACATCCACGAGGAGTACCCGGGGCACCCGGTGGCGCTGATTGCGGCTCTACTCGTCTTAGCGCTAGGCGGGTTTCGCCCACTGTCGCTGTCAGTGCTGGTGGTGTTGATATCGCTCATCTCGCGCGGCCGACTGCGGTGGTCCTTGGCGGGGACTGTGGTGTTGGTGGTCTCGTATGTGACCGTCATGGCGGTGCCCTACTTGCACTTGAGCTACCTGTCGGTTTTCGGATACGGGTTCTTTGGAATCATCGTGCTCGTCGTCGCTTGGATTACGGGCTCGGTGCGCGCGCAGCGCCGCCAGCGCGAGGTCACGTTGGTAAGCCTGGCGGAGCTCAACGAGGACCAGCTGCGCTCGCGCGAGGAGCGAGCGCGCTTGGAGGAACGCAACCGCATTGCGCGCGATATCCACGATTCCCTCTCGCATCGGCTCAGCCTCATTTCCGTGTACGCAGGTGGTCTCAGCTACCGCAAGGACGCCGATCCGGAGCGCATCGCCGAGGCTGCGGGAACCATCCAGTCGGAGGCGAAGGCCGCCGTGGAGGACCTGCGCGGGGTCATCAAGGCGCTGCGTGTGGACGACCGGGTGGATCCGCGCGCGAGCATCGAGGAACACATTGAGCGCGCACGTGCGGCGGGGACGAAGGTGCGGTATGAGAAGGGGGATGCGCATGAGCGCATCGACAATTTGGGCACACTAGCCGCCCACACGCTGGGCCGCGCCGTGCAGGAAGGGCTGACCAATGCCCGCAAATACGCGCCGGGCCAGAAGGTGACGCTCAGGGTGGAGAACGAGGAGGATAAGGTGCGGGTGACCATGCAGAATAAGAAGGTGGCGGCGCAGCCGGAGTCCGGTGGCGGCAACGGCCTGTTGGGGCTGGAGGAACGCGCCCGGTTGGCGGGAGGTACTTTCACCGTGCTTGACGACGCCTCCACCTTCACCTGGGTCCTCGAGCTACCGGAGGAGGCACACGCGTAA